In the Staphylococcus condimenti genome, one interval contains:
- a CDS encoding MerR family transcriptional regulator: protein MKYSISEVSEMTGLSTRTLRYYDEIELLKAHRTAENKYRIYFSEDLDVLQVIMFLRKLEVPLPEIKELLQSNEADLTHVLVQHKEKLVKKQSELAAVIQLIDITIENKKEGKQMADRKKFEAFKLEKIKDNNEKYGQEVIEKYGRDALENTEKHWSQLSQLEYHQAEECESLVKKGLQKLSEQNHENDISDTEKEVFDAHAKWLKLMSGQYNETYHYAMAELYVEDERFTAYYDNLVGKKDAAEMLSNIIKKYAQK from the coding sequence TTGAAATATTCAATCAGTGAGGTTTCAGAAATGACAGGGTTAAGCACTCGTACGTTGCGTTACTATGATGAAATAGAGCTGTTAAAAGCACATCGAACAGCTGAAAATAAATATCGAATATATTTTTCAGAAGACTTAGATGTTCTGCAAGTCATTATGTTTTTAAGAAAATTGGAGGTGCCGCTTCCAGAAATTAAGGAATTACTACAAAGTAATGAAGCGGATTTGACACATGTGTTGGTACAGCACAAAGAGAAATTAGTTAAAAAGCAATCTGAATTAGCTGCAGTGATACAACTAATTGATATAACTATAGAAAATAAAAAGGAGGGAAAACAAATGGCAGATAGAAAAAAATTTGAAGCATTTAAATTAGAAAAAATAAAAGATAATAATGAAAAATACGGGCAAGAAGTTATTGAAAAATACGGCCGCGATGCATTGGAAAATACAGAAAAACATTGGAGTCAACTCTCTCAATTAGAATATCATCAAGCAGAAGAGTGTGAGTCATTAGTGAAAAAAGGACTACAAAAATTATCTGAACAAAATCACGAAAATGACATTAGCGACACTGAAAAAGAAGTGTTTGATGCACATGCTAAGTGGTTGAAATTAATGAGTGGACAGTATAATGAAACATATCATTATGCAATGGCAGAGCTTTATGTAGAAGATGAAAGATTTACGGCTTATTATGATAATTTAGTGGGCAAAAAAGATGCTGCAGAAATGCTCAGTAATATTATAAAAAAGTATGCACAAAAATAA
- a CDS encoding heavy metal translocating P-type ATPase, whose translation MAQNHNLSHTHESSHMHNHHDMHHQNHMGHHHHGDFKKKFFISLIFALPIIILSPMMGLHLPFQFTFKGSDWIVLILATILFVYGGQPFLSGAKDELKDKKPGMMTLITLGITVAYVYSLYAFYLNHFSNTSSHAMDFFWELATLIIIMLLGHWIEMNAVGNAGNALEKMAELLPKKAIKVDKDGNHETIQTSDIKDGDIIEVKSGDSIPADGIIIKGNTDVDESLVTGESKKVPKHVDDKVIGGAINGSGTIQVKVSAASGQGYLSQVMDMVNQAQDDKSRAELLSDKVAGYLFYFALTAGLIAFIVWILITHNIDFALERLVTALVIACPHALGLAIPLVTARSTSIGANNGLIIKNREAVEIAQHLNYVMMDKTGTLTKGVFTVNHYESLDSQLTDDEVLQLFASLESASNHPLARGIIEYAKSKDIKFENPEDVHTISGVGLEGKVNGKSIKIVNASYLKKHQFKYDVSLFTQWAQKGNSISYLIEGNSVVGFIAQGDQIKESSKQMVSDLIERQITPVMLTGDNKEAAENVAKELGIKHVHSELLPEDKEIIIQNYQKDGSKVMMVGDGINDAPSLVRADIGAAIGAGTDVAIDSADIIIVKSNPIDIIHFLTLSKNTMRKMVQNLWWGAGYNIIAVPLAAGVLAFAGLILSPAVGAILMSLSTIIVAINAFTLKLD comes from the coding sequence ATGGCCCAAAACCATAACTTAAGCCATACGCATGAAAGTTCTCATATGCACAATCATCATGATATGCATCACCAAAATCATATGGGCCACCATCATCATGGTGATTTTAAAAAGAAATTTTTTATTTCTCTGATATTTGCGCTGCCTATAATTATATTATCTCCAATGATGGGTTTGCATTTACCGTTCCAGTTCACATTTAAAGGTTCTGATTGGATTGTATTAATACTTGCTACTATACTATTCGTTTATGGTGGCCAACCTTTCTTATCGGGAGCTAAAGATGAGTTGAAAGATAAAAAACCGGGTATGATGACACTTATTACATTAGGTATAACTGTTGCATATGTATATAGCCTCTATGCATTCTATCTTAATCATTTTAGTAATACTTCCTCTCATGCCATGGATTTTTTCTGGGAGCTGGCAACTTTAATTATTATCATGTTGTTAGGTCATTGGATTGAGATGAATGCTGTTGGCAATGCAGGTAATGCTTTAGAAAAAATGGCAGAATTGTTGCCTAAGAAAGCAATTAAAGTTGATAAAGATGGCAACCATGAAACAATTCAAACTTCTGATATAAAAGATGGGGACATTATTGAAGTCAAATCAGGAGACAGTATACCCGCTGACGGTATTATCATTAAAGGAAATACTGATGTAGACGAGTCGTTGGTAACTGGCGAATCTAAGAAAGTTCCAAAACATGTTGATGACAAGGTCATTGGCGGTGCGATTAATGGTTCAGGAACTATTCAAGTGAAAGTTTCTGCTGCAAGTGGTCAAGGTTATTTGTCACAAGTGATGGATATGGTGAATCAAGCACAAGATGATAAGTCTCGGGCAGAACTTTTATCTGATAAAGTTGCAGGATATCTCTTTTATTTTGCGTTAACTGCTGGTCTGATTGCATTTATAGTATGGATTTTAATTACGCATAATATAGATTTTGCACTTGAGAGATTGGTAACAGCATTGGTCATAGCATGTCCGCATGCATTGGGTTTAGCTATACCGTTAGTTACCGCACGTTCTACTTCAATTGGTGCAAACAATGGTCTAATTATTAAAAATAGGGAAGCTGTAGAGATAGCACAGCATTTAAACTATGTCATGATGGACAAAACAGGTACTTTAACGAAGGGCGTTTTTACAGTTAACCATTATGAAAGTTTGGATAGTCAATTAACAGACGATGAAGTATTGCAATTGTTTGCATCATTAGAAAGTGCTTCTAATCATCCATTAGCGCGTGGAATAATTGAATATGCAAAATCTAAAGATATTAAATTTGAAAATCCAGAAGATGTTCATACGATTTCAGGTGTTGGACTAGAAGGAAAAGTGAATGGAAAAAGTATTAAGATAGTTAACGCATCATATTTGAAAAAGCATCAATTTAAATATGATGTGTCACTATTTACTCAATGGGCACAAAAAGGCAACTCAATTAGTTATTTGATTGAAGGCAATTCAGTTGTTGGTTTTATTGCTCAAGGTGATCAAATCAAAGAAAGTTCCAAACAAATGGTTTCAGATTTAATAGAGAGACAGATTACGCCTGTGATGCTGACTGGGGATAATAAAGAAGCGGCAGAGAATGTTGCAAAAGAATTAGGAATTAAACATGTTCATTCTGAATTATTACCAGAAGATAAAGAAATAATTATACAAAATTATCAAAAAGACGGCAGTAAAGTTATGATGGTAGGAGACGGTATTAATGATGCGCCAAGTCTAGTTAGAGCAGATATTGGTGCAGCAATCGGAGCAGGCACGGATGTTGCAATAGATTCTGCTGACATTATCATTGTGAAAAGTAATCCTATTGATATTATTCATTTCCTTACGCTATCTAAAAATACAATGCGTAAAATGGTCCAAAACCTTTGGTGGGGTGCTGGTTATAATATTATTGCTGTTCCTCTAGCAGCTGGTGTTTTAGCGTTCGCAGGTTTGATATTATCACCTGCAGTAGGAGCAATTCTAATGTCACTCAGTACTATAATTGTAGCCATCAATGCATTTACACTGAAATTAGATTGA
- the dltD gene encoding D-alanyl-lipoteichoic acid biosynthesis protein DltD, with protein sequence MSKKLKPFLPIFISGAIFIVFVLLPSSWFTGLVNKKTLAENRMTLTDQVLKGTLIQDKLFHHNKEYYPIYGSSELEKDDPFNPAIALNKHNSPSQAFLLGTGGNTDLVNGVELASQYDDLKGKKIAFIISPQWFTNHGLTNVNFDARMSQNQINQMFNQKNMSDELKQRYAKRLLQFKNVHNKGFLRDTAKNHGKTDGNYISGFKENQLTKIEAIKSLMNFKKVPLEHVKPVTNEDASWSEMRDVATQYGEAHSKSNQYHIRDKYWKLIKAHKRRMNRDYEFNINSPEFADLKLLVDTMREAGADVEYISIPVNGKWYDHIGVEKDKRQPVYDKIHRTVTDNGGKIYDMTDKDYEPYVITDAVHIGWKGWVYIDEHIVHHMKEK encoded by the coding sequence ATGAGTAAAAAATTAAAACCATTTTTACCGATTTTTATCAGTGGTGCAATTTTTATTGTTTTTGTATTGCTGCCATCAAGTTGGTTTACAGGATTGGTTAATAAAAAAACGTTGGCAGAAAATCGTATGACTTTAACAGATCAAGTTTTGAAAGGAACGCTTATTCAAGATAAGTTGTTCCATCATAATAAAGAATATTATCCGATTTATGGTTCAAGTGAGCTAGAAAAAGATGATCCTTTTAATCCGGCAATAGCTTTGAACAAGCATAATTCTCCAAGCCAAGCTTTTTTATTAGGTACTGGCGGAAATACTGATTTAGTCAACGGAGTGGAATTAGCCTCTCAATATGATGATTTGAAAGGAAAGAAAATTGCTTTTATCATTTCACCCCAATGGTTTACGAACCATGGGTTGACCAACGTGAATTTTGATGCAAGAATGTCTCAAAATCAAATCAATCAAATGTTTAATCAGAAAAACATGAGTGATGAATTGAAACAGCGTTATGCTAAAAGATTATTGCAGTTTAAGAACGTCCACAATAAAGGGTTTTTGAGAGATACAGCTAAAAATCATGGTAAAACAGATGGTAATTATATTTCTGGATTTAAAGAAAATCAATTAACTAAAATTGAAGCGATTAAAAGTTTGATGAACTTTAAAAAAGTGCCGTTAGAGCATGTCAAACCAGTTACAAATGAAGATGCGTCTTGGTCTGAAATGAGAGATGTGGCAACGCAATATGGTGAAGCACATTCTAAATCTAACCAATACCATATTCGAGATAAATATTGGAAATTGATTAAAGCGCATAAACGCAGAATGAATCGAGATTATGAATTTAATATCAATTCGCCAGAATTTGCTGATTTGAAATTATTAGTAGATACAATGCGTGAAGCGGGTGCAGATGTTGAATATATCAGTATACCGGTTAACGGTAAATGGTATGATCATATTGGTGTAGAAAAAGATAAACGACAACCAGTGTATGATAAAATTCATCGTACTGTAACTGATAATGGCGGTAAAATTTATGATATGACTGATAAAGACTATGAACCATATGTTATTACAGATGCTGTCCATATCGGGTGGAAAGGCTGGGTTTATATCGACGAACATATCGTTCATCATATGAAAGAAAAATAG
- the dltC gene encoding D-alanine--poly(phosphoribitol) ligase subunit 2 gives MEFREQVLDLLAEVAENDVVKENPDVEIFEEGIIDSFQTVGLLLEIQNKLGIEVSIMDFDRDEWATPNKIVEALEELK, from the coding sequence ATGGAATTTAGAGAACAAGTTTTAGATTTATTAGCAGAGGTTGCAGAAAACGATGTAGTGAAAGAAAATCCTGATGTTGAAATTTTTGAAGAAGGTATTATCGATTCTTTCCAAACAGTAGGATTACTATTGGAAATTCAAAATAAATTAGGAATTGAAGTATCTATTATGGACTTTGATCGTGATGAGTGGGCGACTCCTAATAAAATTGTTGAAGCTTTAGAAGAACTTAAATGA
- the dltB gene encoding D-alanyl-lipoteichoic acid biosynthesis protein DltB: MTPYGTFSFFLIAFILLIPVIILGFLGKRSYIYNGISTAIMVVIIFASDKLNFFGVKYLSVQLVSFIIYMLWQAALIMWYYHSRPKNNTFIKFFIVMALSILPLALVKVFSSSWLGGQQIQFHEHKLIEFIGFLGISYVTFKSVQLIMEIRDGSIKEIKLGKLFQFISFFPTISSGPIDRYKRFVKDDKKVPTGDEYRELILKAVHMIMLGFLYKYIIAYFVQKYGVSPLQMHLHGFVKHWLYMYAYSMYLFFDFAGYSLFAIAVSYIYGIKTPPNFNQPFKSRNIKDFWNRWHMTLSFWFRDCIYMRSLFFMSKKKMMKSQFAMSNVAFFLNFFIMGVWHGLEVYYIVYGLYHAALFIGYGYYERWRKKHPPRWDNRFTTALSIIITFHFVTFGFLIFSGKLI, translated from the coding sequence ATGACACCTTATGGCACGTTTAGTTTCTTTTTAATTGCTTTTATTTTGCTTATACCAGTTATTATATTAGGATTTTTAGGTAAGCGAAGCTATATTTATAATGGTATTAGTACAGCAATTATGGTTGTAATTATATTTGCATCCGATAAATTAAACTTTTTCGGTGTGAAATATTTGAGTGTTCAACTTGTCAGCTTTATTATATATATGCTTTGGCAAGCCGCCTTGATTATGTGGTATTATCATTCACGACCAAAAAATAATACTTTCATTAAATTCTTTATCGTGATGGCGTTATCGATATTGCCATTGGCCTTAGTAAAAGTCTTTTCAAGTTCTTGGCTTGGAGGGCAGCAAATTCAGTTCCATGAACACAAGTTGATTGAATTTATCGGTTTCTTGGGTATATCATATGTAACTTTTAAAAGTGTCCAACTGATTATGGAGATTAGAGATGGGTCAATTAAAGAAATTAAATTAGGAAAACTCTTCCAATTTATTTCATTCTTCCCAACAATTTCATCTGGGCCAATTGACCGTTATAAACGATTTGTAAAAGATGATAAGAAAGTTCCGACAGGTGATGAATATCGTGAACTTATTTTAAAAGCGGTTCATATGATTATGCTCGGTTTTTTATATAAATATATTATTGCTTATTTCGTACAAAAATACGGGGTTTCCCCATTACAAATGCATTTACATGGTTTTGTAAAACATTGGTTATATATGTATGCCTATAGTATGTATTTATTCTTTGATTTCGCTGGTTACAGTTTGTTCGCAATAGCAGTCAGCTATATTTATGGTATTAAGACACCACCAAACTTTAATCAACCATTTAAATCTAGAAATATTAAAGATTTCTGGAATAGGTGGCATATGACATTATCATTTTGGTTTAGAGACTGTATTTATATGAGATCATTATTCTTTATGTCTAAAAAGAAAATGATGAAAAGTCAATTTGCAATGTCTAATGTAGCTTTCTTCTTAAACTTCTTTATTATGGGAGTTTGGCATGGATTAGAAGTTTATTATATTGTCTACGGACTTTATCACGCTGCGTTATTTATTGGCTATGGTTATTACGAACGTTGGCGCAAGAAACACCCGCCACGTTGGGACAACCGTTTTACAACAGCACTAAGTATTATTATCACATTCCACTTTGTCACATTCGGATTCTTAATTTTTTCAGGGAAACTGATTTAA
- the dltA gene encoding D-alanine--poly(phosphoribitol) ligase subunit DltA: MRDIINVLNSIVEDSPDSIAVRHTDEKLSYQELDVLSNQLATLIQRSQKPIILYGHMSPFMVVGMIAGIKAGCGYVPIDTSVPHERTTMIIDKTEPEFIFDTSDESFEFHQGEILTIKDVQNASAPETFESCMKPEDVVYTIFTSGSTCEPKGVQIQYASLVEFAEWMKDLNQLGKGQEWLNQAPFSFDLSVMAIYPCLFTGGTLNLVDKDMIKKPKLLNDMLQKTPINVWVSTPSFIEMCLLLPTLDEKQYPSLKEFFFCGEILPHRTAKALVERFPSATIYNTYGPTEATVAVTSIQITPEILEKYSTLPVGQARPGTTLSTTDEGELVITGNSVSVGYLKNKEKTQDVFSTNEGARSYRTGDKAKYEDNQWFIQGRIDFQIKMNGYRMELEEIETILRQSSWVREAVVVPIYKNGKVTQLIGAVVPTESVDDSAKLSHEIKSDLKSSLPEYMIPRKFVWMDQLPLTSNGKIDRKKIAEELN, encoded by the coding sequence ATGAGAGATATAATTAACGTATTAAACAGTATCGTCGAAGACAGTCCTGATAGTATAGCAGTAAGACATACTGATGAAAAACTGTCTTATCAAGAATTAGATGTATTATCTAATCAATTAGCAACTTTGATTCAAAGAAGTCAAAAGCCAATTATTTTATATGGTCATATGTCGCCGTTCATGGTAGTCGGTATGATAGCAGGCATAAAAGCAGGGTGCGGTTATGTACCTATTGATACTTCAGTACCTCATGAGCGTACTACTATGATTATTGATAAAACAGAACCTGAGTTTATTTTTGACACAAGTGATGAGTCATTTGAATTTCATCAGGGTGAGATATTAACAATTAAAGATGTACAAAATGCATCAGCGCCCGAAACTTTTGAATCATGTATGAAACCTGAAGATGTAGTTTATACCATTTTCACATCAGGTTCTACTTGTGAACCTAAAGGTGTCCAAATCCAATATGCAAGTTTAGTTGAATTTGCAGAATGGATGAAAGATTTAAATCAATTAGGAAAAGGGCAAGAATGGTTGAATCAAGCGCCGTTTTCATTCGACTTGTCAGTGATGGCAATTTATCCTTGCTTGTTTACAGGCGGCACATTAAATCTAGTTGATAAAGATATGATTAAAAAGCCTAAGCTTTTAAATGATATGTTGCAAAAAACGCCTATTAATGTATGGGTTTCTACACCATCATTTATTGAAATGTGCTTACTATTACCGACTTTAGATGAAAAACAATATCCTAGTTTGAAAGAATTTTTCTTCTGTGGTGAGATTTTACCTCACAGAACCGCAAAAGCATTGGTAGAGCGTTTCCCATCTGCAACAATTTACAATACGTATGGGCCAACAGAAGCTACAGTGGCTGTGACAAGTATTCAAATCACACCTGAGATATTGGAAAAATACAGTACATTGCCAGTTGGCCAAGCACGACCAGGTACAACTTTATCAACTACTGATGAAGGTGAACTTGTTATCACAGGAAATAGTGTAAGTGTCGGTTATTTGAAAAATAAAGAAAAGACACAAGACGTATTTAGCACAAATGAAGGTGCACGTTCTTATCGCACTGGTGATAAAGCTAAATATGAAGATAACCAATGGTTCATCCAAGGACGCATTGACTTCCAAATTAAAATGAACGGTTATCGTATGGAACTTGAAGAAATTGAAACAATTTTACGTCAGTCAAGTTGGGTAAGAGAAGCTGTGGTCGTACCGATTTATAAAAATGGTAAAGTAACACAACTTATTGGCGCAGTTGTACCAACAGAAAGTGTTGATGATAGTGCAAAACTTTCCCATGAGATAAAATCTGATTTAAAATCCAGCTTACCCGAATACATGATACCTAGAAAGTTTGTGTGGATGGATCAGTTGCCATTAACTTCAAATGGTAAAATAGACCGTAAAAAAATCGCAGAGGAATTGAATTAA
- a CDS encoding teichoic acid D-Ala incorporation-associated protein DltX: MQKLKPYLLTALYLAIFITLYLIYGSGDTHNNFIYNEF, from the coding sequence ATGCAAAAACTGAAGCCATATTTATTAACTGCTCTTTATTTAGCAATATTCATTACTTTGTACCTCATATATGGATCGGGAGATACCCATAATAACTTTATTTACAATGAATTCTAA
- a CDS encoding 2-hydroxyacid dehydrogenase → MTKVLVTRKIPERFVEQLKAFAEVEMWDEEFVPMPREKFLEELKDADACFITLSEKVNEETLDAAPNLKIIANLAVGYDNIDIQLAEERGVTVTNTPEVLTETTAELGFTLMLATARRIVEAEQYIRDGKWKSWGPYLLAGKDVHGSKVGIFGMGDIGKAFARRLKGFEANVMYHNRSRHRIAEKELGVLYVTFDELLENSDFVICTAPLTPETKDKFDRSAFKKMRNDAIFVNIGRGATVVEEDLIQALKDGEIAGAGLDVFREEPISTDHPLLKLPNTVVLPHIGSASVVTRDRMIQLSISNVKAVLEGQPAITPVTDNKK, encoded by the coding sequence ATGACTAAAGTGCTAGTGACACGGAAAATTCCAGAACGATTTGTAGAGCAATTAAAAGCATTTGCAGAGGTTGAAATGTGGGACGAAGAATTTGTCCCAATGCCACGCGAAAAATTTCTAGAAGAATTAAAAGATGCAGATGCATGTTTTATTACATTGAGCGAAAAAGTTAATGAAGAAACATTAGATGCTGCACCTAATTTGAAAATTATTGCGAATTTGGCAGTAGGATATGATAATATCGACATCCAACTAGCTGAAGAACGTGGTGTAACGGTGACAAATACTCCTGAAGTACTAACAGAAACAACAGCAGAATTAGGTTTTACATTAATGTTAGCAACTGCACGCAGAATAGTTGAAGCAGAACAATATATTCGAGACGGCAAATGGAAGAGTTGGGGACCTTATCTTTTAGCAGGTAAAGATGTACACGGTTCAAAAGTAGGTATTTTCGGTATGGGAGATATTGGTAAAGCGTTTGCGCGTCGCTTAAAAGGTTTTGAGGCAAATGTTATGTATCACAACCGCAGTCGTCATCGCATTGCTGAAAAAGAATTAGGAGTACTCTATGTAACTTTTGATGAATTATTAGAAAACAGTGATTTTGTTATATGTACTGCGCCGTTAACCCCTGAAACGAAAGATAAATTTGATCGTTCTGCATTTAAAAAAATGCGTAATGATGCAATTTTTGTCAATATCGGACGTGGTGCTACTGTAGTTGAGGAAGACTTGATACAGGCATTAAAAGATGGTGAAATTGCAGGTGCGGGATTAGATGTATTTAGAGAAGAACCAATTTCTACTGACCATCCATTATTAAAATTACCCAACACAGTTGTTTTGCCGCATATCGGCAGTGCTTCTGTAGTAACAAGAGATAGAATGATTCAACTTTCTATCAGTAATGTAAAAGCTGTATTGGAAGGACAACCAGCTATTACACCTGTCACAGATAATAAAAAATAA
- a CDS encoding TIGR01457 family HAD-type hydrolase → MKQYKGYLIDLDGTMYRGSDEIDGAKQFIDYLNEKDIPHLFVTNNSTKVPSDVVKKLAGFGIEAKPEEVITSALATAGYIKKENPNASIYVIGEGGIRTALLDAGLTLIDDTHVDYVVVGLDTNVDYDKFAQATLGVRNGAKFISTNQDISIPNERGFLPGNGAITSVITVSTQVQPTFIGKPQPIIMDMAMDILKLPKDEVAMVGDLYETDIMSGINADIDTIHVQTGVTSKEELAQKETQPTYTFKDLNEVLNELEG, encoded by the coding sequence ATGAAACAATATAAAGGTTATTTGATTGATTTAGATGGAACAATGTATAGAGGTTCTGATGAAATTGATGGAGCAAAGCAATTTATTGATTATTTGAATGAAAAAGATATTCCTCATCTTTTTGTGACAAATAATTCAACTAAAGTACCAAGTGATGTTGTTAAGAAATTAGCAGGTTTCGGAATTGAAGCGAAACCGGAAGAAGTTATTACTTCAGCATTAGCAACTGCAGGTTATATTAAAAAAGAAAATCCTAATGCTTCGATATATGTTATAGGAGAAGGCGGTATCCGTACTGCTTTATTAGATGCAGGCCTTACTTTAATCGACGATACTCATGTAGATTATGTGGTAGTTGGTTTAGATACTAATGTTGATTATGATAAATTTGCACAGGCTACTTTAGGTGTACGTAACGGTGCTAAATTCATTTCTACGAACCAAGATATTTCTATACCAAATGAACGCGGTTTTTTACCTGGGAATGGTGCAATTACAAGTGTTATAACAGTATCCACTCAAGTTCAACCGACATTCATCGGTAAACCGCAACCTATCATTATGGATATGGCCATGGACATATTGAAGTTACCTAAAGACGAAGTCGCAATGGTAGGCGATCTTTATGAAACAGATATAATGTCAGGAATAAATGCAGATATTGATACAATTCATGTACAAACAGGTGTAACAAGTAAAGAAGAACTTGCACAAAAAGAAACACAACCAACTTACACATTCAAAGATTTGAATGAGGTTTTAAATGAATTAGAAGGGTAG
- the hepT gene encoding type VII toxin-antitoxin system HepT family RNase toxin → MYFVDKEKLELKLNYLKQLTEDYPEQKENHYAFERIAQMLIESSVDIGNMIIDGFVLRDPGNYKDVIDILELEKVISPKTQEGINKTVDVRKRFVHEYDQLNTEDLIPLFDTSLADYRNFIDEVIHFLNNENVPVTAFGKGEH, encoded by the coding sequence ATGTATTTTGTGGATAAAGAGAAATTAGAACTTAAATTGAATTATTTAAAACAATTAACAGAAGATTACCCAGAACAAAAAGAAAATCATTATGCATTTGAAAGAATTGCGCAAATGCTGATTGAATCTTCTGTAGATATCGGAAATATGATTATTGATGGTTTTGTTTTAAGAGATCCAGGAAATTATAAGGATGTTATTGATATTCTTGAATTGGAGAAAGTAATTTCGCCAAAAACCCAAGAGGGAATTAATAAAACGGTAGATGTACGTAAACGTTTTGTTCATGAGTATGATCAACTAAATACAGAGGATTTGATTCCTTTGTTTGACACATCACTTGCTGATTATCGTAATTTTATTGATGAAGTAATTCATTTTTTAAATAACGAAAATGTGCCTGTGACTGCATTTGGAAAAGGAGAGCATTAA
- a CDS encoding DUF3055 domain-containing protein: MIDMFLYDDNEEADVQYVGMVGEESRYDLMMFQTNRHYGKVLVLNMQTNKFGIIGPDDLAEDGYVAYVLGVSDAEGEELTDYLKDVIPSGTFDSGEY; this comes from the coding sequence ATGATAGATATGTTTTTATATGATGATAATGAAGAAGCTGACGTTCAATACGTAGGAATGGTTGGAGAAGAAAGTCGTTATGATTTAATGATGTTTCAGACCAATCGTCATTATGGGAAAGTTTTAGTATTGAACATGCAGACTAACAAATTCGGTATCATCGGACCGGATGATTTAGCTGAAGATGGGTACGTCGCATATGTATTAGGAGTCAGTGATGCTGAAGGCGAAGAACTTACAGACTACTTAAAAGATGTTATACCGAGTGGGACTTTTGATAGTGGGGAATATTAA
- a CDS encoding YutD family protein, with amino-acid sequence MIKAGDKYFELIEEYRDCFDEEQFVNRYSEILDKYDYVVGDFGYEQLRLKGFYKDSNKKAEISKRFSTIQDYLLEYCNFGCAYFVLRRIPERELKNIRESGDSELIDNPSDKLHDVKIEPSIPKEQESEH; translated from the coding sequence ATGATTAAAGCAGGAGATAAATACTTTGAATTAATAGAAGAATATCGTGATTGCTTTGATGAAGAGCAATTCGTAAACCGTTATTCTGAGATTCTAGATAAATATGATTATGTAGTCGGTGATTTCGGTTATGAACAATTGCGTTTAAAAGGTTTTTATAAAGACTCAAATAAAAAAGCTGAAATCAGTAAACGATTTTCAACGATTCAAGATTATTTATTAGAGTACTGTAATTTCGGTTGTGCTTATTTTGTACTTAGACGCATACCTGAAAGAGAGTTAAAAAATATACGTGAATCAGGAGATAGTGAGCTTATTGATAATCCTTCAGATAAATTGCATGATGTAAAAATAGAGCCTAGTATTCCAAAAGAACAAGAATCAGAACATTAA